From the Bacillota bacterium genome, one window contains:
- a CDS encoding ATP-dependent RecD-like DNA helicase, with product MEDSNLEKLEGTLEKIRFYSEDSSYLIGSLRCDDGNTVTIVGNFPPMQEGESLAVCGQWQIHSRYGKQLSVDKWERLLPATEEGLKRYLSSGLIKGIGPVTADKIVKSFGLSTLDVLENEPYRLQEIEGIGAVKAASIIESYQQYKDVQNVLVFLQGYGVSVGQAMRLYRRYGSHTIRQVRENPYRMAEDIFGIGFKTADKIARQLGMPEDSPERVQASITYTLSRAAEQGHVFLPRTLLIERIHDLLDITGQVLNESFIDTQLRSMVEQKRLFSEIKDSDEAIYYAPFYQAEQGSARLLIKIRSTARHYSSIEAAHAVGSIKHDCSHLTAEQLQVLEEALQNGVLIVTGGPGTGKTTTIKALLTIFQLMRQKVLLAAPTGRAAKRVTEATGEEAFTIHRMLEYNYHEGEGFRFMRNEKNPIDAQVLIVDEASMVDLMLMYNLLKAIPSGCRLIMVGDIDQLPAVGAGNVLRDLISAGNIPCFRLGHIFRQARESMIIINAHRVNRGEMPYLNKKNKDFFFIHEEDPEHAARLVVQLCRERLPNYGPYDPLLDIQVLTPMRKTAAGVDHLNILLQEALNPRDRRKIETSSKGTVFRLGDKVMQIRNNYQKEIYNGDIGLITAIDNEEGELVVTFKDLLQPKPVIYDFTELDELVLSYAVSVHKSQGSEYPVIIMPVLTQHYMLLQRNLLYTGITRARKLAVLVGSRKALAIAVRNNRAEERYSNLDGRLRSGDFE from the coding sequence TTGGAGGACTCTAACCTGGAGAAACTTGAAGGCACTCTGGAAAAAATTAGGTTTTACAGTGAAGATAGTTCTTACCTCATTGGTTCTTTGCGCTGTGATGACGGTAACACGGTAACGATCGTCGGTAATTTCCCTCCCATGCAGGAGGGTGAGAGCCTGGCAGTCTGCGGCCAGTGGCAAATCCATAGCCGTTATGGCAAACAGCTATCAGTGGACAAGTGGGAAAGACTGCTCCCGGCTACCGAAGAAGGGCTGAAACGATATCTTTCATCGGGGTTGATTAAGGGGATTGGTCCGGTTACTGCAGATAAAATTGTCAAATCATTTGGCCTTTCCACTCTCGATGTACTGGAAAATGAACCATACCGCCTGCAGGAAATTGAAGGTATCGGTGCAGTCAAAGCTGCATCTATAATCGAGAGCTATCAACAGTATAAAGATGTACAGAATGTATTGGTCTTTTTACAGGGGTATGGGGTCAGCGTCGGTCAGGCAATGAGGTTGTACCGCCGTTACGGTTCCCACACAATTCGGCAGGTCCGGGAAAATCCTTACCGCATGGCTGAAGATATATTTGGTATCGGGTTTAAAACAGCAGATAAAATTGCCCGCCAGTTAGGTATGCCTGAAGATTCACCTGAAAGAGTGCAGGCTTCGATTACCTACACGCTGAGCAGAGCTGCTGAACAGGGCCATGTTTTTCTACCTCGAACGCTCCTGATCGAGAGAATTCATGATCTGCTGGATATTACCGGTCAAGTATTAAATGAATCTTTTATTGATACACAGCTTCGCTCAATGGTTGAACAGAAGAGGCTTTTCAGTGAAATAAAGGATTCTGATGAAGCAATTTATTATGCCCCGTTTTACCAGGCCGAGCAGGGATCGGCCAGACTACTTATAAAAATTCGCAGTACAGCCCGTCACTATTCGTCGATAGAGGCTGCCCACGCCGTAGGTTCGATCAAGCATGATTGCTCCCATTTGACTGCTGAACAGCTGCAGGTGCTGGAAGAGGCTCTTCAGAACGGGGTTTTAATCGTTACCGGGGGACCGGGAACCGGAAAAACAACAACAATCAAGGCCTTACTCACAATATTCCAGTTAATGCGCCAAAAAGTACTACTTGCTGCGCCTACGGGACGGGCCGCAAAACGAGTTACGGAGGCTACCGGCGAAGAAGCTTTTACCATCCACCGGATGCTTGAATATAACTATCATGAAGGAGAAGGCTTCCGGTTCATGCGTAATGAAAAAAACCCGATCGATGCCCAGGTTTTAATCGTGGATGAGGCTTCAATGGTTGATTTAATGCTCATGTACAATCTGCTCAAAGCGATCCCATCCGGATGCAGGTTAATCATGGTCGGTGATATTGACCAGCTGCCTGCAGTCGGGGCAGGAAATGTTCTCAGGGATTTGATCAGTGCCGGAAATATCCCGTGCTTCCGGTTGGGGCATATTTTCAGACAAGCCCGGGAAAGCATGATTATCATTAATGCTCACCGGGTCAATCGCGGTGAAATGCCTTACCTTAATAAAAAAAATAAAGATTTCTTTTTTATTCATGAAGAAGATCCCGAACATGCTGCCCGGCTGGTAGTACAATTGTGCCGGGAAAGATTACCCAATTACGGACCATATGATCCTCTTTTAGATATTCAGGTTTTGACACCAATGCGCAAAACGGCGGCCGGAGTTGACCACCTGAATATTTTGTTACAGGAAGCGCTCAATCCACGCGATAGAAGGAAAATTGAGACAAGCAGTAAAGGAACCGTATTCAGATTGGGTGATAAGGTAATGCAGATACGCAATAACTATCAAAAAGAGATCTATAATGGAGATATCGGTCTGATTACGGCTATTGATAACGAGGAAGGGGAGCTTGTAGTAACCTTCAAAGATCTATTACAGCCCAAACCGGTGATTTATGACTTTACAGAGTTGGATGAGTTAGTTCTTTCTTACGCTGTATCGGTGCATAAGAGTCAGGGCAGTGAATATCCGGTAATAATAATGCCGGTATTAACTCAGCATTACATGCTTCTTCAGCGTAACCTTCTTTACACCGGGATTACACGGGCCAGGAAACTTGCTGTCCTGGTTGGCAGCAGGAAAGCTCTTGCCATCGCAGTTCGCAATAATCGTGCAGAAGAACGTTACAGTAATCTTGACGGCAGGCTTCGGTCAGGAGATTTTGAATAG
- a CDS encoding phosphoribosyltransferase — MPFTDRFEAGRRLAEKLSVYRGKDPLILAVPRGGVTVAEPIRKALGGELDLIITRKIGAPHQNELAIGAVTGDGFTMLNDQLISRLGVTSGYLDDAARKEKEEIIRRLKLYRGSRPMPFADNRLVILVDDGVATGYTLLAALRSLQEKKPQKLVLAVPVGPPDTLARLKKEVDELVYLEAPENFAAVGQFYLRFEQVSDQEVVSILNNAWNNN; from the coding sequence ATGCCTTTTACCGATCGGTTTGAGGCTGGAAGACGTCTGGCAGAAAAACTTTCTGTCTATCGGGGTAAGGATCCTTTAATTTTGGCAGTTCCCCGTGGTGGGGTAACAGTTGCCGAACCGATCCGGAAAGCCCTGGGAGGAGAACTCGATCTGATCATAACCAGAAAAATCGGAGCACCCCATCAGAATGAGTTAGCCATCGGTGCGGTAACCGGCGATGGTTTTACCATGCTTAATGACCAGTTGATTTCCAGGCTGGGAGTGACTTCCGGTTACCTGGATGATGCTGCGCGAAAAGAAAAGGAAGAGATTATACGTCGTTTAAAGCTATATCGCGGAAGCCGGCCAATGCCTTTTGCCGACAACCGGCTCGTAATCCTGGTTGATGACGGGGTGGCAACAGGTTATACACTTCTTGCCGCCCTGCGCAGTTTGCAGGAAAAGAAACCGCAAAAGCTGGTGCTTGCTGTTCCGGTTGGTCCTCCTGATACCCTGGCCAGGTTAAAAAAAGAAGTAGATGAACTTGTTTATCTTGAAGCACCTGAGAATTTTGCTGCCGTAGGTCAGTTCTATCTGCGATTTGAACAGGTCAGTGATCAGGAAGTTGTATCGATATTAAATAATGCCTGGAATAATAACTAA
- a CDS encoding MoxR family ATPase — MNENIKALKKKFDQAGYICDDSTILTVYLALALQKPLLIEGAPGVGKTEMGKVLAEVLKTELIRLQCYEGLDETKALYEWNYQRQLLRIQMNRNLEKEQIKEEDLFSEQYLLERPLLKAIQAEKQAVLLIDEVDKCDPEFEAFLFEVLSDFQVSIPELGTIKARNIPVVVLTSNNERELSDGLKRRCLYLYLDFPEIEKEIQIIKVKVPGVADRLAWEIAAVIHELRQQANLRKKPSIAETLDWAKALVTMNCTRLDGTLVADTMNLVLKTRADQILFTKEIGTEGITSILRQDRSEGETCRCKS; from the coding sequence ATGAATGAGAATATAAAAGCACTTAAGAAGAAATTTGATCAGGCTGGATATATCTGCGATGATAGTACAATTCTCACAGTTTATCTTGCGCTTGCCCTCCAAAAACCGCTGTTAATTGAAGGCGCGCCGGGAGTTGGGAAAACTGAGATGGGGAAAGTTCTGGCTGAAGTTTTAAAGACAGAACTGATTCGTCTGCAGTGTTACGAAGGCCTTGATGAAACCAAAGCTTTATATGAATGGAACTATCAGCGCCAACTTCTGCGGATTCAGATGAACCGAAACCTGGAAAAAGAACAGATTAAGGAAGAAGATCTTTTCTCTGAACAATACTTATTGGAGAGGCCACTGTTGAAAGCGATCCAGGCTGAAAAACAGGCCGTACTTTTAATTGATGAAGTCGATAAGTGTGATCCGGAATTTGAAGCGTTCCTTTTTGAAGTTCTTTCCGACTTTCAGGTTTCCATACCGGAACTGGGAACAATTAAGGCCAGAAATATCCCTGTTGTAGTATTAACCAGTAATAATGAACGTGAGCTTTCGGATGGCCTAAAAAGACGCTGCCTGTACCTCTATCTTGATTTCCCTGAAATTGAAAAAGAAATCCAGATTATCAAAGTTAAGGTTCCCGGAGTTGCGGACAGGCTGGCCTGGGAAATTGCTGCTGTTATCCATGAGCTTCGTCAGCAGGCAAACCTCCGAAAAAAACCATCGATTGCCGAAACGCTTGACTGGGCAAAGGCTCTTGTCACGATGAACTGTACCCGGCTCGACGGCACACTGGTTGCCGATACCATGAATCTTGTTTTAAAAACCCGGGCTGACCAGATCTTGTTCACTAAAGAAATCGGCACCGAGGGTATAACCAGTATATTACGTCAAGATCGTTCAGAAGGTGAAACATGCCGGTGCAAATCATAA
- a CDS encoding arginine deiminase family protein, with the protein MAKFNGQSETGKIDSILMKKPETAWKSQENIKKQWQKLHYPAEPNYEKVLNEYSQFTAIIEKYVPEVHYLPENDHTSLDSIYTHDPVIITKGGAILCNMGKYERKPEAEAAGKYLEKIGIPIIGKIEAPGKIEGGDIVWFDDDTVAVGLGYRTNSAGVSQLRDLTKDMVKEVIEVPLPHGNGPAECLHLMSMISPVDRDLAVIYSPLMVVPFRDLLIEKGFRFVEVPDSEYDTFGCNVLALAPRICVMIAGNPKTKAGLEREGVTVFEYPGEDVSIKGGGGPTCLTRPLFRL; encoded by the coding sequence ATGGCAAAATTTAATGGTCAATCCGAAACAGGAAAAATAGATTCCATCCTGATGAAGAAACCTGAAACTGCATGGAAGAGTCAGGAAAATATCAAGAAACAGTGGCAAAAACTGCACTATCCAGCCGAACCGAACTACGAAAAGGTTTTGAATGAATACAGCCAGTTTACTGCTATCATTGAAAAGTACGTCCCTGAAGTACATTATCTTCCTGAAAATGATCATACCAGCCTGGACTCGATTTATACCCACGACCCGGTAATAATCACCAAAGGCGGGGCTATTCTATGCAATATGGGCAAATATGAACGCAAGCCGGAAGCTGAAGCAGCCGGGAAATATCTTGAAAAGATCGGCATCCCGATAATCGGTAAGATTGAAGCACCCGGAAAAATTGAGGGCGGAGATATAGTATGGTTTGATGATGATACAGTAGCTGTAGGCCTCGGTTATCGCACAAACAGCGCCGGAGTTTCCCAACTGCGTGATTTGACAAAAGACATGGTTAAAGAAGTAATAGAAGTCCCGCTCCCCCACGGAAATGGTCCTGCAGAATGCCTGCATCTAATGTCAATGATCAGCCCGGTCGATCGTGATCTTGCTGTAATATATTCACCGCTGATGGTTGTACCTTTCCGGGATCTTTTAATTGAAAAAGGATTTCGATTTGTGGAAGTTCCCGACAGTGAATATGACACTTTTGGCTGCAACGTTCTGGCCCTGGCGCCACGGATATGTGTCATGATTGCCGGAAACCCGAAAACCAAAGCCGGCCTGGAAAGAGAAGGGGTTACAGTCTTTGAATATCCTGGGGAAGACGTTTCAATAAAGGGTGGCGGCGGACCAACCTGCCTGACCAGACCACTGTTCCGTTTATAG
- the metK gene encoding methionine adenosyltransferase, whose protein sequence is MHQNNYLFTSESVTEGHPDKLADQISDAILDAIIECDPKARVAAETMVTTGLVLVCGEITTECYVDIPKIVREKVKSIGYTRAKYGFDGDTCAVISSIDEQSPDIAQGVDRALETRLDQKTNSYDNIGAGDQGLMFGFACNETPELMPLPISLAHKLAQRLATVRKNGTLKYLRPDGKTQVSVAYCNGKPSHLQTVVVSAQHSDKITLEQIEKDIVEHVIREVVPGELIMPETRFLINPTGRFVVGGPQGDTGLTGRKIIVDTYGGYAAHGGGAFSGKDPTKVDRSASYAARYVAKNVVAAGLAEKCQLQVAYAIGVAHPVSLMVETFGTEKIPVEAIEDLIRKNFDLRPAAIIENLELRKPIYQQLAAYGHFGRPELDLAWERLDKVNLLREAL, encoded by the coding sequence ATGCATCAAAATAACTACCTTTTTACTTCAGAATCAGTTACTGAAGGGCACCCGGATAAACTGGCTGATCAGATATCTGATGCTATCCTGGATGCAATTATTGAATGTGATCCGAAAGCCAGAGTGGCAGCAGAAACAATGGTGACGACCGGTTTGGTTCTCGTCTGCGGCGAAATAACTACGGAATGTTATGTGGATATTCCCAAAATAGTAAGAGAAAAGGTTAAATCTATAGGTTATACCAGGGCTAAATATGGTTTTGACGGTGATACATGTGCCGTTATCAGCTCAATTGACGAACAATCTCCGGATATTGCCCAGGGAGTTGATCGGGCACTTGAGACAAGGCTTGATCAGAAAACTAACAGCTACGATAATATCGGGGCGGGAGATCAGGGGTTAATGTTTGGCTTTGCCTGTAATGAAACTCCTGAGCTGATGCCTTTGCCGATTTCTTTGGCTCATAAGCTTGCTCAAAGATTGGCCACTGTCAGGAAGAATGGAACTTTGAAATATCTTCGTCCTGATGGCAAGACCCAGGTTAGTGTTGCCTACTGTAACGGGAAGCCGTCTCATCTTCAGACCGTAGTAGTTTCTGCCCAACACAGTGATAAAATAACGCTGGAGCAAATTGAAAAGGATATCGTTGAGCATGTCATCCGTGAAGTTGTTCCGGGGGAGCTGATCATGCCGGAAACCCGTTTTCTGATCAATCCAACCGGACGCTTTGTTGTTGGAGGGCCGCAGGGTGATACCGGTTTAACCGGAAGAAAAATAATTGTTGATACTTATGGTGGATACGCAGCACACGGTGGGGGAGCTTTTTCCGGAAAGGATCCCACCAAGGTAGATCGTTCTGCTTCATATGCTGCCAGGTACGTGGCCAAGAACGTTGTTGCAGCCGGTCTTGCCGAAAAGTGCCAACTGCAGGTAGCTTACGCGATTGGTGTGGCTCATCCTGTATCGCTGATGGTTGAAACTTTCGGTACTGAAAAAATACCGGTTGAAGCTATAGAAGATCTTATTCGCAAAAACTTTGACTTGCGACCTGCGGCCATAATTGAAAATCTTGAACTGCGAAAGCCGATATATCAGCAGTTGGCTGCGTACGGACATTTTGGACGCCCTGAACTTGATTTGGCCTGGGAGCGTCTGGATAAGGTGAACCTGCTCAGGGAAGCGCTCTGA
- a CDS encoding AAA family ATPase, producing the protein MTKRIAVAGKGGTGKTTLSALLIRYLVENRPGTSILAVDADANANLNEALGLEVIETIGTILEDTKKPDAVPTGMTKDIFIEYRLSRALVEDKAFDLLVMGNPQGPGCYCYPNDLLKRYLEKISKNYDYMVIDNEAGLEHLSRRLLPMVDLLLVTSDSTARGVRSAGRVKSIVENVQIAVSKMGLVIGRSREGDASQLDREVQNSGLELFGEIPHDPLVSEYDLNGKALLGLPADSTAVQAAQNLFKSLDL; encoded by the coding sequence ATGACGAAAAGAATTGCAGTTGCCGGAAAAGGGGGAACCGGAAAAACTACCCTCTCAGCATTGCTGATCCGCTACCTGGTAGAAAATCGACCGGGTACAAGTATACTTGCCGTCGATGCAGATGCAAATGCAAACCTGAATGAAGCCCTTGGTCTTGAAGTTATAGAAACTATCGGTACCATTTTGGAAGATACAAAAAAACCCGATGCAGTACCAACCGGAATGACCAAAGACATCTTTATTGAATACCGTTTAAGCAGGGCGCTGGTTGAAGATAAAGCATTTGACCTACTGGTGATGGGAAATCCTCAGGGGCCGGGTTGCTACTGTTATCCCAATGATCTGCTGAAAAGGTACCTTGAAAAAATCAGCAAGAACTATGATTACATGGTCATAGACAATGAAGCGGGGTTGGAGCATCTAAGCCGGAGGCTGTTACCCATGGTCGATCTTCTTCTGGTGACCAGCGATTCAACAGCACGTGGAGTCCGATCTGCCGGCCGGGTAAAAAGCATTGTTGAAAACGTGCAGATCGCTGTGTCAAAAATGGGTTTGGTTATCGGGCGCAGCCGTGAGGGGGATGCTTCTCAGCTTGATCGGGAAGTACAAAATAGTGGCCTGGAGTTGTTCGGGGAGATCCCGCATGATCCCCTGGTTTCTGAATATGATCTTAATGGAAAAGCCTTACTGGGTTTGCCGGCTGATTCTACTGCCGTACAAGCCGCGCAAAACCTTTTTAAATCTCTGGATCTTTAA
- a CDS encoding VWA domain-containing protein, with amino-acid sequence MQIIKEKRNYFDQNFALFVNLLRREGLPVSTTEIFDALQALEWTDIASKSHFKSALQATLVKNRRDQQTFDLLFDHFFSSSENHGNKVRELSGYKKQFEDKLKQANLDLQFKGEPLRLESRELEQYSALTAGQRERLQSFVRKTENGVNVEPQFKPILETIVKSHLRYCRQQEHFTSSGAYSAVGSDAGSGTGKKDLDLCELDIRTIKEADFPAAEQQLQELSRKLAFKILRRKSYGFRYGKIDLRRSLRDNMCYGGIIFRLKHRPKRRTKQQILLLCDVSASMKRYSTFVIHFLHGLRQIVRELSCFSFSDTLENLTPELKGRVGLNHLLDRIVRQSKNWGGGTNLGFALEDLEKRFPDHLNVKTTIVVVSDAKTIKIDQAVREFEMIKDKVKRIIWLNPLPVSHWADFRSIREISGLVEMWPCSTISQLEEVLSGRL; translated from the coding sequence GTGCAAATCATAAAGGAGAAAAGAAATTATTTTGATCAAAATTTTGCACTTTTCGTAAATTTGTTACGACGTGAAGGGCTTCCGGTCAGTACAACAGAAATATTTGACGCTCTGCAGGCCCTTGAATGGACAGATATTGCCTCAAAGAGTCATTTTAAATCTGCCCTGCAGGCTACCCTTGTTAAAAACCGCCGAGACCAACAGACCTTTGATTTGCTGTTTGATCACTTTTTTTCATCATCGGAAAACCATGGAAATAAAGTACGGGAACTGTCAGGATATAAAAAACAATTTGAAGATAAACTGAAGCAGGCCAACCTGGACTTGCAGTTTAAGGGAGAACCCCTTCGACTGGAATCGAGAGAATTAGAGCAGTACAGCGCTTTAACTGCTGGACAGCGTGAAAGGTTACAGAGTTTTGTCAGAAAGACCGAGAACGGGGTAAATGTGGAGCCGCAATTCAAGCCAATACTCGAAACAATAGTTAAAAGTCATCTTCGATACTGCCGCCAGCAGGAACATTTTACTTCGTCAGGAGCTTACAGTGCAGTCGGTTCAGATGCTGGATCCGGCACGGGTAAGAAAGATTTAGATCTTTGTGAGCTTGATATCCGGACAATCAAAGAAGCTGATTTTCCTGCTGCTGAGCAGCAACTGCAGGAGTTATCGCGAAAATTGGCCTTTAAAATATTACGCAGAAAAAGTTATGGATTTCGTTATGGAAAAATAGATTTACGCCGATCTTTACGTGATAATATGTGCTATGGGGGTATTATATTTCGCCTGAAACACCGCCCCAAACGCCGGACAAAACAGCAAATTTTATTATTGTGTGATGTATCGGCATCGATGAAGCGTTACAGCACTTTTGTAATACATTTTTTACATGGTTTACGTCAGATAGTCAGAGAACTGTCCTGTTTTAGCTTCTCTGATACCCTGGAAAATCTTACGCCTGAACTCAAGGGGCGGGTGGGTTTAAATCACCTGCTGGATCGGATTGTTCGCCAGAGTAAAAATTGGGGTGGCGGTACAAATCTCGGTTTTGCATTGGAAGATCTTGAAAAACGGTTTCCGGATCACCTGAATGTAAAAACAACGATCGTTGTTGTCAGCGATGCAAAAACTATAAAGATTGACCAGGCTGTCAGAGAATTTGAAATGATCAAAGACAAGGTAAAAAGAATAATCTGGCTAAATCCGCTGCCTGTATCACACTGGGCGGATTTCCGATCGATCAGGGAGATTTCCGGTTTGGTTGAAATGTGGCCTTGTAGTACAATATCACAGCTGGAAGAAGTATTATCTGGCAGGCTCTGA
- the fabZ gene encoding 3-hydroxyacyl-ACP dehydratase FabZ produces the protein MLQEPLDIKRILSVLPHRYPFLMVDKITELEPGQKASGIKNVTINEPFFQGHFSGEPVMPGVMIVESLAQVGAVAVLSLKENENKLALFTGINNFRFKQVVKPGDQLYLTITMTGMRRNIGKGEAEAQVDGKVVASGELWFALIDRDKV, from the coding sequence ATGCTTCAGGAACCTCTGGATATAAAAAGAATCTTATCTGTCCTTCCACACCGGTATCCTTTTCTGATGGTAGATAAAATTACCGAACTGGAGCCGGGGCAAAAGGCTTCAGGAATTAAAAATGTAACGATCAACGAACCTTTTTTCCAGGGTCATTTTTCCGGGGAACCGGTTATGCCCGGAGTTATGATTGTAGAATCTCTGGCCCAGGTCGGTGCAGTGGCGGTCCTGAGCCTTAAAGAAAATGAGAATAAGCTTGCCCTCTTTACCGGAATCAACAATTTCCGCTTCAAGCAGGTTGTAAAGCCGGGCGATCAGCTTTATCTGACGATTACCATGACCGGTATGAGGCGTAATATCGGTAAAGGTGAAGCAGAAGCACAGGTTGATGGAAAAGTAGTTGCTTCCGGTGAGTTGTGGTTTGCTCTTATCGATCGTGACAAGGTTTAA